The following nucleotide sequence is from Primulina tabacum isolate GXHZ01 chromosome 2, ASM2559414v2, whole genome shotgun sequence.
CTCTATATTAAGGCCTTACAATGTACCAAAAGTATGGTTTGATCAATCTGGTTAATTTAAATATCTAGGATCATCCTGGCCGTTGGATTGTCGATGCTGGTGATCGGAATAATGTCGAACAACAAATCAAGAGGATCATGTGGTTTCACTCACCACCATTTCTTGTCGATTGGAGGGATATTGTGTATGGTACATGCCCTGTTCTCTGTTGCATATTATGTTACTTCCACTGCCACCCTCCCGGCATAGCCCAGAGATTTAGGTAGTGTATTGAAACTAAGGCTGGTACTGTCTTTCTTTAAGACGAGACTTTTTGCTCGAGTGTTTGGATTATTATTTGAGTTCTCGGAGCTCCTCGAGCCAATACATAACAGTACCTTTTGAGTCTTTTTTATTTATCAATTCAATGCTACATTAGTCTCTAGTGTAATGGTTTGAAGGAGAAATAGGGCGAGAGGAACTTTTGATTAGAGTTTTATATCGATATATTTCAAttgcaaaaacttgtatgaaacAGCCTcacggtcgtattttgtgagacaaatcttttATTTGTATTAGTCaactatgaaaaaatattacctttttatgctaatagtgttattttttattgtgcatatcgataagattgacccgtctcacagatatagattcgtgagaccttctcacaagagatctactctatTTCAATTTGACAGCAAAAGAACTtgaaattaacattttttttaatgacaTTGGAATTTCAAATTTCCCAAGATGAACTCAAGCTGTACTGGATTATGCGGATAGATTTTAAAATCGCTTTTTTAAATTCTTgtttataaataataaacaaCAGTAGACCAAAAGATTCCCTCAGTTTCTGACAAGATACGGTATGAAATCgattaatttgaaaataactAAGGCTTAGCCCCACCGATACGTGGCGTCTACACTATGGACTTCATATGCTTGGCCAAACATGGGCCGTTGGATCCTACACAAGGGCAACGCCCTTGTGCAAGAATCGAAATTTTCTCATGATATCATATCATTCTCAATTTCTCATTTCACACGAAAATGCTGGATGATATGCGGTTTATGCATACAATACCTGCACAGCTTGGTGAAGAAGAACAAGCATGTATACCTGCACAGCTTGGTGAGAAGGACAGGCATGTAAAAACTTAATTCAAAGCAACCAAAAAGCCTCACAGATGATAATAATGAAAGTTACTGTTGTAGATTCTTGTCATTTGTCAAAAGAAGGTTAAGGCTATTTCTGAGTCCAACTCGGTTATTCTTACAGTATCTCACCATATAAATATGATGATGTCCTAAGCCCATGCGTTTTGAATGCAACATATGAAAACACCTAGCATTTGGCATATTGACAAATACATTCTTTCAACATTTTATGTCAGCAGGCTAAGCAATCGCAGAAATAAGCAAATGCAATAGGTAATAACTTTCCATCAGGTATTCAACAACATAAGGAAATGCAAAGATATGAAAATGACCACCTAAACTCAAGGCACTTGAGATGCAAAAGCTAAGAAAACAGAAACAAATGGGACTTATTGTCTTTATAATTTGACAATAGCATACTGGGTGAGATGATAAACTCTGATATCAAAACCACTCTAAGAACAGGGCAATTTGCATTTTTGTCTAGAAAGACGTGAATTCTAGTAACACGCAGACAGATTGGATCCTCACCCCTGGAGTGTGGTTATCACTTACTGAACATCGAACAGCAGCCCTTAGGAATCAATGAATCCCATGATACAAGGTTTCCCAAAAAGGAAAAATTGAACAACAAAAAACACACTATGCTCACGTATCCCACATAAATATGGAGAGAAAGTTAACAATTAAATGCTTTTAAAACCACGATGAAGTATAAATAAAGAGAAATGGAACTGAAATTATCTACCAATTTGGAAAAGGTGGTTGTTTGGAAAAAGCCCTTCGTCCAGTGAAACCCAACTAGTATTTAAGGGTAAGCATCATCCTCATCGTCATCATCATTACAACACATTCCCACTATGATGCAACCATGCAAGGTATATGCTACGGCAGACACATGGTCTTTGAAATATATTTGACTGATACAATTCTATTTTCCAAAACTAAGAACTGGGGTTTTTGGTTGGTTAGTTGAGTGCAAATCAGCTTTAAAAACTTAAGATCTTACCCACAAAGATTCGGAATTTATTCATTACCATTAAAGAGATGACGAAAATAAAGAGCCAAAACGGAAATTCAACCCGTCATCATCGAGTATTGGATAACTTTAAACACAAAATAAATACGATATCGGCATGATCCCTTCAATGCAGCTAATTAACAGAACATAACAGAAAGCTCTACGACTAGATAAGGTAATGGTAGACACTACCAGATCATGGGCTAAAGTGCTTCAACACTTTATATATCACACTCTAATTTCATCAACAAAACAATGACCCACAAAGTCTATTTAGAtatttaaatttccaaaattgaAAGGTCCATTATCCTCGACGGAAACAAACTCTTCCTGCTTACTATTCAAATGGTCTATATCGAACAAAAACGTAAACTTGCAGCCAACAAGTTACCCATTCATTGATCCAACGCCAATTCAACCTGTTCcctcatcaaagacaacatccTATAATGGAGCTCAGTCTCCTCCATAACCATTTGCTTCCACTTCTGATTCAATTCCTTGGCCTTAGCATTTCCAATGAAATTCAACTTCTCCTTCACCAGGCTCATTCCATAATCAGACATCCCCAAAGAGGGAAACTTCCAAACCAAATTATTAAAAGAAGAGCTGAAAAATTCGTACTTGGACCACATTAAACCTTCATCACcatcattttcattttttactATCTCTTCCTCGTCCCACACgatatttttctcttttatggTGTCGTTCTTCGATTTCTCCCCAACCCCTTCGCTAGAATCATTCTTATTGCCACTCTCGCCGCCCCAAATTTTCTTAGAGAGTTCAAATACCATCACATCATGTGGCTTGGAAAATACAGGGTCCAATCCATTCCGTCCTTTCTTAAGCGCATTCAAGAACCTCTTTTTAATCCTGCTGATCTTGGTACGAAGTTGTTCCCTTGCAAAATCAACCTGAAATTTTCCCTTGATGGAGTCATAAAACGCCCCACCAAAATCCATATTTTTGGAGTTCTTCAAGTCAACCATACCATTCAACAAAGCaatctcatcatcatcactcCACAACCTAGTGATATACCCAGGGGTCGATGAAACAACAGAATCGGACTTTTTCTCCTCGGCTTTAGTCCTCTTATTGCTTTTGGGAGAATTACCACCGTTAATGATCTCTTGATTCTTCCGTTTTGATGCGGTGACTAAAGTCTTGGGGATTGGCTGCATCTTGTAGGCAGAAGGGGAATCGTCAGATTCGGGTTCAGAGTCCGACCCGTTTTCCTGGGCTATGCTTTTCGGCAGAACTTCAGGTTCTTTTTCTTGATTATCCTCTTCAGATgactcttcatcttcttcaccaGTAGAATCTTCTTCTACTTCGGATTCTTGTCCATCACCTCGTTCTTCTGAAGAGGTGGGTCGCTCCAATTCCTTCATCCTCTTTCGAAGATCGAGGATTAGAGAGGGATTTGGGTGCCATAAATTAATGGCCTTTTTAGTGTTTTGGGAGACGCTTCTGTATTGTGACGATAGTGATAAATAGGGTTTTGACGTGCATTTATAGGACGATGGATTCCTCTGCTCGAatcaattcgttttaaaactaaACTGAATAGAAACCATTAGTTCAttatttatatgctaaattcatatatttatgcataaatttcaaatctattttttatatgtttatatacTGATTCATATTAATAACTAGTTACTTTGCACACGCGGTGCGTGTGTatagtttttttataattatcgaTAGACTACAATAAAATTTGGCAAATTATCTAGGGACTAAAGTGCTATTTGAATTattacaatttaaaaataacaaaaaaaagtgTTGCGTATGTatagtttttttataattatcgaTAGACTACAATAAAATTTGACAAAATTATCTAGAGACTAAAGTGCTATTTGAATTattacaatttaaaaataacaaaaacaaaagtgtTGCGTGTGTatagtttttttataattatcgaTAGACTACAATAAAACTTGACAAATTATCTAGGGACTAAAGTGCTATTTGAATTattacaatttaaaaataacaaaaacaaaagtgtttgttgaaattaaatttaaaaataaaaacaagttTAATATTAGTATAaaataagggtaaaattgaaagAACAAAAAACAGACCAATACACCATTTTTGTCTCTATCATAGAGATTCttaataatagtaatagatGAACTTGATTCACCTGATAATGATGTTATTTTAAATtcgttatattttttattactaatgtgtaaataaataaaatgtgtaTTTACGATTTAATATATTGTTTCATTGTAAACAATAAAACTAATAGAAATCCACGGATCATAGATTTTAAACTCATCTCCCCAAATGCATCCTTAAGGTTTTAAACcttcattttgaaatattgctatctaaaactcaaaaaattaattcatgaaatagGTTATAATTtctaattatttagtaataaaTATCAATGAGTTTTCAGCCAAAAGGAATTTTAATCTCTCTATGCCATGACTCAGTTCTATCTATATAAATTTGCTCAAACAAGATAGAAAATGCAGTTTTCCCTTAAAGCATCAAAATCAAGTGTCTCTAAACAAAGATAAAGTTGATATATTTGAGTTAATGTAAATTCTATGCTCGTCAAACATGAACAAGTATACATATCAAACCCAATGGTCCTCGTTCATTTATGGACTCATTTACTTGCACATGTACAGAAAATAGTACACAAGACCTATGCTTTTATGCCTCTATCCGAATTCAGATCTCTCTTTCACCAGATATTGAATACCTTGATGCTTCCCTTAGTGTCTTTCAACATCTCCATGATATAGCTACATGAGCTCCAATATTTCACGTTCACCAGAACAGTAAATCAAGAGAACTAAGTTCTGCACGTATCTTCAAGAGTTAATACTCAATAATGTGGGAACCACCACAACTGAGTCCTATGTAAATCATCAAGAGTTAGAACTTGAGAAAAAAAATAGTAAGATAACTTCAAGATTGTTTCATTCTTACACTCGGTGATGTACACACGATCCACAAGATGAATCTATTATCATCACGTCATTGGGTAATGGTCATAACGTACAACATGATGAAATGGCAATTCGTGCACCGATATATACTAGTAGTGACATGGCACAAACTCGGTGCAAACACATGAAACTACTTGGATTAGAAATAAAACAAGAAGACGACACAAGCCCCCAAAAGTTGGATAGAAACATGGCATGCCACAATTGTAAAAAAGTTTTCTTGTGTTAACTGTTCATCATTAGCCACAGCTGATAGAAAAATCAGATCAACATAGTGAATGAAATGACTGCTTACCCCATTAATCTTAAAGATGGGGAGTTCAACTTTCATCAtctgaactgaattcaccattCATTTGCCTCTCCCTGACTCCAGGAAATAGGCGCTGATTAATATCAGGTAGAGGGTCGTGCTGAGACTCTTGAGAAGGCGATGCTGTTAAAGGCTCTTTTATTGGAGCCCTTGATGGTAGTTTGGCTGAGTTTCTCACATCTTTACACGACTTATCCAAGATCAATAGGAAGTCACGAACAATCACAAAGAGACGCGAGTTATCATCTTTTCCAGCGTTACCGTAAAAGTAATCTCCTGTGCTCTTTACCAGAGCCATTATCCTTTTTTCTTCTTCGAGTAGCCACGTTACATCAGATTCCGAATGCTGAATAAAACTAGAAAGTGCATCACTAAACTCAGTCTCATCGTCTAGGCCCTTGATCTCAGTTTCAAGAAAATCTCTAGTTCTTACGAGTGATTTCCCGATCTTGAACACAGACGAACTTAGATTTTCGGTATCAATCAAAGCTGCCTTCCTTACATTCTCAAGCTCATTGCTAAGCCCAGAAACCACTTGAAGTCCCAAATTTCTGTGGTACTCATCTGTTTCACTCGAAGAATCTTCAATGAGATCTTCAGTTCTTACACTGGACATACTTTGGCTCTCTCTTAAACTTCGAGCAGCTCTTAAACCTTCAGACCGAATTATTTCTTGGACAACAAAATGAAGTAATGTAGTTTTTCCATCGGTTCCTCTCACGTCGGATAATTTCAAGAGTGTGTCGAGCTTGAATGCTTGTGCACCGCCTCGATAAGTTCCATCATTCATGCGGTTGCCAGTTTTGAGAACTGCTTCCAAGAGTTTGAGGAAAAGTCTATTGTTTCTAAGCTCCTTGCAAGCTACCTATATTCACGAAAGATTTAGAAGTGCAATTATAAATACGATTTTCACGAACacataataatcaataaaattataGTATAAGACTTGACATTATTAAGATCAtggtttttatttaatattatctcATTTTCAGTAAAGATTTCCTACCATTGTTAAGTCAATCTATTTTCCCTCTACTCGTGATGACTGTAATTTATATTATAGAAAGAGAAATTAACAAGATTTTTAACTTCATGGGCATAATGTCATTAATGCAAGTCTTCGTGGTCAGAACACATTAGTTCAGCTTTATGTTGCCTTCTCTCTCCAATTTACCAAAACCATGTCAAccatgtttttttatttaaaagttagaAAACAAAACAAGGTTGgattcattttcattttcaagAAGTGAGGATCCCCATTCTTGACAATCATGAATGTTGGTACCGAAACATGAATCAAAGAAGCTTTTATTTCATCGTTCTTTCTAGTCATATAGTATTGTAAGTATTACCAGTCATCCTTCAAGTTATAGattgggaattttatgcatgaGTTCTCCAGTAAAGTAACTGTTCCACAACCCAAGTatttgaaaataacattttatacTTGAAATATAATGCTGGGGTGTGCACGAACCTCTAGAGTTGCAAAGCTATCTTTAACCGAAGAAACTTCCTCCTGGAATGTGCTCAGGAACAACAATGACTCGAGACGTTTAAAGGCAAATGGAATTTCAACAATGACCTTAAGGAACCTTTCGGCTGGGCCAAGATGAGAAACATCTCCACTATATAATCTAAGTTTTAGTTCTTCCTCAGTTGTAGGGGCCATTTTCAACAACGTTTGAATCAATTCTGCGGGAAGCTCATTACCTGATGAATTCAAAAGGTTAATGTTGGAATTATTTTGCAGTACACCTTTTATTCATCAAGAGAAACAAGCATTATTATTCTCCATATTTTGATCTAATTATGCTAGCTGAAGAGTTCCCAAGTCTAGTAAAGTTACCTTCTTTGAGAGCATCAAATACTTCTTCTATTGTCACATTCAACGCTTTTAGAAGAATTGCtaaattttgtgattttttaggatcaataatctgaataaATTGAGGAGATTCAAAGACAGGCACATCTCTTCTATTCTCATTTTTGTTCTTATCAGCTGGCACATATCCGAAGAGACTTTCCATCATCTCCTCATTAAATCTGAAGTAAAGAAATTCAGCAATTCACCAATGAACAAGAAAATCGAAAATAATGttcaaaatcaatatatttaCTTACTGAAATGAACCAGCTTTAATCTCATGCCAGACCATTGAATGATCAGGATTAGCAAGAACCTTATCCCAGAAGAACGGCTTTAACTTTGTTTTGGGAGCTTCAGATTCGATAGAAAGCTCACTTCCCTCACCTGTTGACAGAACATTGAATGATCAGGATTAGCAAGAACCTTATCCCAGAAGAATGGCTTTAACATTGTTTTGGGAGCTTCAGATTCGATAGAAAGCTCACTTCCCTCACCTGTTGAAGAACTCCCTCGAAGATGAGCCGGCTTTAACAAATTGCCTGGCATTGCCGAATTAGGAGGACGACTAACTTTAGGAGGAGGCGGTGGTGCAGGTGCTGGAGCAGGTGGTTTAGGGGGTGGCAGAGGAGGTGCTCTGGGGGGTGGTGGCGGAGGATGTACTCCAGGTGGTGGTTGCTGTTCTGTTCTTCCTGGAGGCAGTGGTAATGCACCATTAGTTTTTTCTGATGGTTCAGCTCGGGGCCAAGATTCAGCTTGAGAAGAATCATGAATTGCCAATGTCGATTTACTCATGGTTGAATGAGCCTTGAAATCTTTAACGTTTGGATGACCAATACTGTTCGACTTTTGTGAAGAACCTGAAAGATAAATCATAGCCATGAAAATGAAACATAATTAGTGTTGGTCTCTATGATAATCAACCACGATGAGTAAAATACCTGCGGAAATGTCGCTAGCGCAGAAATTGAGAAGAGGCTTCTCATCCCTTTGACCATCGTTTGGCCCAGTCTCAGTTCTACTTTTCTTCATACAACATATTAAGGAGATAAATAGCAGAACAAATCCTGCCACAGAACAAGTAATGATAGCGGCTAACAAATACTTGCTGTTCTTGTGGTCATTTTCAAGAGTAACTGGAGAAATACTTTTGGGGATTTGTGAAGTATAATCTACATCTGATGGTGAAGAAGAGTTAGAATAATCTGGCGGAGGATATGGCTCTGGGGCCTCAGCAGGAGAGAGGGGCTGACTTTTCGGTGCCGTAGAAGAATTAGCTGGTGATAATGCAGGACCTGGGGTCAGAACAGTAGTTCTTACCACCCGATTTTGAAGACTTCTTCTTAGGCACCTTCTTGGAACACTACCCCGACCAGACAAAAGTTCCTGGTTTTTATGGAACTGATTTTCTTGCTCAATTCTTAATTTTTCAAATGTAAGATTTTTCTGTCTCAAGCAATACAAGATagttttcttcttgtttgaTGGCAAATCTGCTGTAGCCTTTGGTAGACTTTTCTCCCTTGAAAAAGTTGAATCACATTTGCGCCTGGATGTTGTTGGCTGAGATGAATCCAAGTCCAAGACCTTGACAACCTCTGTACTATCTTTTAACTCTTCACTATAATAACAACATACTCGTTCAACCTGTCATAAATCATTTCATCAACTATTTAGGAAGCAACATGACAAATTCTCCAAAATATAGATTAGAACTCATGAACTATTCTGCAATCCGGTATTTTCAATGGCAATTACACTTTTCTGATATATGCATGCAGTTGCATATGTGAAGGAAGAACTATTCAGGCACAACACAACTACTTTATACCTTGACGAACActacttttcaaaaataatttcacGAATTGAATTAGTCCATATTGCCATGTATCATAAACTAATTTCATGTTTTCACTTTAAGCTCAGGATTTGACAGAAAATATTAGTTGCTGTATTTTAAATCATTGATAAGGTTTCTTCTATCAAGGTTAAGAACCATAATCCTCTTTAAACCTGATACAAAGATCTTAACACACACACTAAACTCTCAAAAAATGTTGAAGTCCATGCTGCAATTCAAAGGTTTTCACAAAGGTTAAAGTTCAACATTCAGTCTAACCACCAGCAGAAAAATTGCTGAAACTCACAATAATGATCTTCAAAGTATCTATCTATACAGCCGCATCACCAATTTTGGAATATATCAATAATGTCCCAAGAATTTCAAACTAAACTTCTTGATCAACAGAGGGCTGGATGGTTTACAGAAGATCCAAACGCAATCCAGAAGCAAATAACTCTGTGGTGATTTGCAAtcaaatgatgatgatgaactATCAATATTTCCATACACAAACATTTATTGTAACGAATCATGCACGAGAGAATTTACAATGTCTGGCAAACTAAGAGAGAAAACAACTTCAAATCTTGCATACCTTGTCATCATCAAATTCTTGAAAATCCCAAGAAACTCCATTTTTCATAAAGCTCTCTGCTAATTTCCTATTTCCCTCTGCAAAAACACAAAGATAAGCAACAAAAACAGCCACAAAACGGACTCTTTCAATTTCCATTGTTTCTCAAATGATCAACCGAGCCTCCCCTTCACATTTCATGGACAAAACAAAAACACAGATAGCTCAAGTGATAGCTACGTGTCTTTAAAATAAGGTTTCTTCTCGATTGGTCTCCCGGCCTTCAATAGAAAACATACAAATCAAGAAACTTTTCACCCCCTTGTTTTATCAATTCCAACCATAAATGAGATATTTTCCTTATTATTAATTGCAAAGGCAATATTATTGGTTGGCCTCAATTCTTTTTTCGGTCCAGTCACAAAATTCCCAACAACGCATCGATACGCCTCGAGATACATGAACACATATATATCGCGTATGGCTCTTCGTATTCTTGCCCTTCTATGCAAGCACCGTGCACAGCAAGAACCAAGAAAAATCTCGCCTTTTGGTCCAGAAACTGAAATTTggaaaaagaaaatcaagaaaataaaacaaaggtATTCCAAAAAGCTGTCGCCTTCATCAAGAATATGATGATCTTGAAATTAAATAATGCATCAATGGATTCTTCAATGGCTTTCACGAGAGGATTTCTGGAAAAGAGTTCGGGTCAGAATTTTGTGTTTGGAGTTTTGTTATTTGGAACGCTGCATGTTTTTCGGAGGCAACAGAGAGGGATTGTAATGGGGACGAAATAGAAACGTGCGCCGAACTACGGGAGAATTACTTTtacataataatataatattaataataagattattaaCATAGAATATGTTAAAGAATTACATATAATAAAATCTTAACCAGaaacttattattataatataaaaatctAGCCGAATTAGGTGTGTATATctttgttttaaaattatatagtCGTGCCGAAAGTTAAATTTTCGTTATATTTTAAGGCAAAACTTTGTGTGACacagtctcacgagtcgtattttgtgagacatatatcttatttgggtcatccatgaaaaaatattactttttatgctaagagtattactttttattgtgaatatcggtaggattgacccgtcttacatataaagattcgtgaaaccatcTCACAATAGACATaatctatattttaaaataatacaatataTTGTGTTACACGGAGAATTAGATATATCAATTTGTCACGAAATTCAAAAACCGTACCCAAAATAGCAAATGCATGATTTCCTGTGAAGGAAACTTGTTTAGTTTATTAACGAGCTAGAATTTACTTTCAAATCAATATCTATTGTTTTCTTGTAATTAGAGATACAATATGCCATTTTCTGTCaaacatgaataaaaaaaatagacaaaaatttgtgtgagacagtcttacaggtcgtattttgtgagacggagtcatccatgaaaaatattactttttattctgaatatcggtaaggttggcacgtctcatagataaagatttgtgagaccgtctcacaagagacctactcggaTTCACGATCCCGTTGCTGATTTTTTTCCATTGCTTTTGAGCTTCAATAAAACTCAGGCTCAGTTGAGGCCCCA
It contains:
- the LOC142536748 gene encoding STOREKEEPER protein-like, encoding MKELERPTSSEERGDGQESEVEEDSTGEEDEESSEEDNQEKEPEVLPKSIAQENGSDSEPESDDSPSAYKMQPIPKTLVTASKRKNQEIINGGNSPKSNKRTKAEEKKSDSVVSSTPGYITRLWSDDDEIALLNGMVDLKNSKNMDFGGAFYDSIKGKFQVDFAREQLRTKISRIKKRFLNALKKGRNGLDPVFSKPHDVMVFELSKKIWGGESGNKNDSSEGVGEKSKNDTIKEKNIVWDEEEIVKNENDGDEGLMWSKYEFFSSSFNNLVWKFPSLGMSDYGMSLVKEKLNFIGNAKAKELNQKWKQMVMEETELHYRMLSLMREQVELALDQ
- the LOC142536749 gene encoding formin-like protein 3 isoform X1; translation: MEIERVRFVAVFVAYLCVFAEGNRKLAESFMKNGVSWDFQEFDDDKVERVCCYYSEELKDSTEVVKVLDLDSSQPTTSRRKCDSTFSREKSLPKATADLPSNKKKTILYCLRQKNLTFEKLRIEQENQFHKNQELLSGRGSVPRRCLRRSLQNRVVRTTVLTPGPALSPANSSTAPKSQPLSPAEAPEPYPPPDYSNSSSPSDVDYTSQIPKSISPVTLENDHKNSKYLLAAIITCSVAGFVLLFISLICCMKKSRTETGPNDGQRDEKPLLNFCASDISAGSSQKSNSIGHPNVKDFKAHSTMSKSTLAIHDSSQAESWPRAEPSEKTNGALPLPPGRTEQQPPPGVHPPPPPPRAPPLPPPKPPAPAPAPPPPPKVSRPPNSAMPGNLLKPAHLRGSSSTGEGSELSIESEAPKTKLKPFFWDKVLANPDHSMVWHEIKAGSFQFNEEMMESLFGYVPADKNKNENRRDVPVFESPQFIQIIDPKKSQNLAILLKALNVTIEEVFDALKEGNELPAELIQTLLKMAPTTEEELKLRLYSGDVSHLGPAERFLKVIVEIPFAFKRLESLLFLSTFQEEVSSVKDSFATLEVACKELRNNRLFLKLLEAVLKTGNRMNDGTYRGGAQAFKLDTLLKLSDVRGTDGKTTLLHFVVQEIIRSEGLRAARSLRESQSMSSVRTEDLIEDSSSETDEYHRNLGLQVVSGLSNELENVRKAALIDTENLSSSVFKIGKSLVRTRDFLETEIKGLDDETEFSDALSSFIQHSESDVTWLLEEEKRIMALVKSTGDYFYGNAGKDDNSRLFVIVRDFLLILDKSCKDVRNSAKLPSRAPIKEPLTASPSQESQHDPLPDINQRLFPGVRERQMNGEFSSDDES
- the LOC142536749 gene encoding formin-like protein 3 isoform X2; this translates as MEIERVRFVAVFVAYLCVFAEGNRKLAESFMKNGVSWDFQEFDDDKVERVCCYYSEELKDSTEVVKVLDLDSSQPTTSRRKCDSTFSREKSLPKATADLPSNKKKTILYCLRQKNLTFEKLRIEQENQFHKNQELLSGRGSVPRRCLRRSLQNRVVRTTVLTPGPALSPANSSTAPKSQPLSPAEAPEPYPPPDYSNSSSPSDVDYTSQIPKSISPVTLENDHKNSKYLLAAIITCSVAGFVLLFISLICCMKKSRTETGPNDGQRDEKPLLNFCASDISAGSSQKSNSIGHPNVKDFKAHSTMSKSTLAIHDSSQAESWPRAEPSEKTNGALPLPPGRTEQQPPPGVHPPPPPPRAPPLPPPKPPAPAPAPPPPPKVSRPPNSAMPGNLLKPAHLRGSSSTGEGSELSIESEAPKTMLKPFFWDKVLANPDHSMVWHEIKAGSFQFNEEMMESLFGYVPADKNKNENRRDVPVFESPQFIQIIDPKKSQNLAILLKALNVTIEEVFDALKEGNELPAELIQTLLKMAPTTEEELKLRLYSGDVSHLGPAERFLKVIVEIPFAFKRLESLLFLSTFQEEVSSVKDSFATLEVACKELRNNRLFLKLLEAVLKTGNRMNDGTYRGGAQAFKLDTLLKLSDVRGTDGKTTLLHFVVQEIIRSEGLRAARSLRESQSMSSVRTEDLIEDSSSETDEYHRNLGLQVVSGLSNELENVRKAALIDTENLSSSVFKIGKSLVRTRDFLETEIKGLDDETEFSDALSSFIQHSESDVTWLLEEEKRIMALVKSTGDYFYGNAGKDDNSRLFVIVRDFLLILDKSCKDVRNSAKLPSRAPIKEPLTASPSQESQHDPLPDINQRLFPGVRERQMNGEFSSDDES